The nucleotide sequence AGCGGTGCGCGAGCAGGGCGCGGGCGCGGCGCAGGTGCCGGGCGTAGGCGCCCGAGGCCAGCACGTCGGCCAGCGCCAGGGCGTCGAGCACGCCGGGCACACGGTCGGTCAGGGGCCGGGTGCGCGACAGCACCTCGGTCACTTCGGGCGGCGCCACCACGAAGCCGCTGCGGGTCACGGGCGCCAGACTCTTGGAAAAGCTGCCGAGCAAAATCACCCGGTCAGGCGCCTGCCCTTGCAGCACGCTGGGGGGCCGCCCCCGGTGGTGCAGGTCGGCGGCGTAGTCGTCTTCCAGCACGAAGGCGCCCGCCTGCCGCGCCCAGCGGATGACCGCCTGCCGCCGCGCCGCGCCGAGGGTGACGGTGGTGGGGTACTGGCACGCGGGGGTGAGGTAAAGGAGGTCGGCCCGCTGCGGCAACTCGGCGGGCCGCAGCCCCCCGTCGTCCACCGCCGCGCCGAGCAGCCGCGCCCCCGTCGCGGCGAAGGCGGCCTGGGCGCCGGGGTAGCCGGGCTGCTCGGTCACCGCCAGCCGCCCCGGTTCCAGCAGGATGCGCGAGAGGGCGTCGAGAGACGACTGCGTGCCCCCGGTCAGCAAAATCATCTCGGGCGTGACCTGTGCCCCGCGCTCCGAGCGCAGGTAGGCGGCCAGGGCGCGGCGGGTTTCGGGCGGGCCGAGGGGGTCGCGCAATCCCTCGCCCTCACGCGGCGCGGCGGCGCGGCGGGCAAGAGCCTGCGCCCAGGCCCGCGCCGGGTACAGCTCTGGCACCGGCTGCCCGATTCGCAGATCGAAGGGGTACTCGCCGCCCGCGTCTTCCACCTGCCCACTCAGCGCCCGCCGCGCCCAGGCACTCAGCGGCAGGGGTGGGGGAGAGGGGGGCATGTCCTCGTCCGGCGGCACACAGACCCGCGTGCCGCTGCGCCCGCGCACCTCCACGTACCCCTCGATTTCCAGTTGCGACAGGGCGTCCACCAGCGTGTTGCGTGACACGCCCAGCGCCGCCGCGAGTGGGCGGTGCCCCGGCAGCCGGACCCCCTGCGGCAGTCGCCCCTGCGAGATAGCCGCCCGCAGGGTGCGCTCGGTGCGGGTGTGCAGCGCCTCGCCGGGTTCGGCGGGCAGCAGGGTCAGACCTTCCAGCGCGGCGCCCGCCCTCTTCAGCGCCTGAACTCCCGGCGCAGCCACTCGCGGTCGCCGCCTTCGGCTTCCAGCGCCTGCCCCGCCAGCTCCACGAACAGGTCGCGGGCCGCTTCCGCGTCGGCCAGGGTCAGGCCGTGCGCGGCGGGGTCGGCCAGCAGTTCACGCACGAAAGCGAACACCTGCTTGTTGGGGTGAATTTCGCCCCTGACCGTCACGTCGGCAGACCACTTCAGCAGGTAGTCCAGCGCGTAGGGCGCGGGTTCGGTCACGCAGCCGCCGGGGTAAGGAATGCGTTGGGGGCCGGAAAAGGAAACGGCGGGGGACATGGCAGAAGACACAGCCGCAGTGTAGGCGAGCGCAAAAAGAAATGGAGGGCGTAGCCCCCCACTTCCGTGCCTTCCACTCCTGTGCCCTCTACTGCGGCTGCCCGGCTCAGCCCACGCTCGGCGAGGCCCCCAGCGCCCTCATCACGGCGCGGGTGAAGGTCCGGGTGTCGGCCTGCCCGCCGAGGTCGCGGGTGGGCTGCTCGCGCAGGGCGAGCGCCACCGCCCGGTCCACCTGGTTGGCGGCGTCGGGGCGCTCCAGCCCGTGACGCAGCAGCATCCCCACGCTCATGATGGCGGCGGCGGGGTTGGCGACGCCCTTTCCGGCGATGTCGGGGGCGGAGCCGTGAATCGGCTCGAACAGGCCCGGGCCGTCGCCCAGGGACGCCGAGGGCATCAGGCCCAGCGAGCCGGGAATCACGGCGGCGAGGTCGGAAAGGATGTCCCCGAACAGGTTTTCGGTGACGATCACGTCGTAGCGGCTGGGGTCGGCCACGATCAGCATCGCCACACTGTCCACGTACTCGTGGTTCAGGTGAATAGAGCGGTACTCGCGGTCCCGCAGCGCCTGCACGTCGCGCCGCCACAGTTCGGACACCTCCAGCACGTTCGCCTTGTCCACGCTGGTCACGCGGCCCTTGCGCTGTTCGGCGGCCCAGAACGCCACTTTCGCCACCCGCTCGACCTCGGCGGTGGTGTAGCGCATGGTGTTGTAGGCGCTGTCGCCCTCGATCTGGCGGTCCCCGTCGAAATAGATGCCGCCCAGCAGCTCACGCACGATGAGGATGTCCACGCCGCGCGCCAGCTCGGGCTTGAGCGGCGAGAGGTGCTCCAGTCCCGGCTGCACACGCACCGGGCGCAGGTTGGCGTAGCAGCCCAGGGCCTTGCGAAGTGCCAGCAGGCCGGATTCGGGGCGCAGGTGCCGGGGCAGCTTGTTCCACGCGCTGTCGTGGGCGCCGCCCACCGTGCCGAGCAGCACCGCGTCGGCCTCGGCCAGCGCGTCACGGGTTCGGGCAGGAAAGGGGTCGCCGTGCGCGTCGTAGGCGCCGCCGCCGAGGGCGTGTTCCTCCAGTGTGACGTCGGGCGCCACCTCGCGCAGCACCTGAACCGCTGCGGCAGTCACCTCGGGGCCGATGCCGTCGCCGGGCAGGGTGATGACTTTAGGCATGATGCTTCTCCTGTGGGCGCGTGACCTGCGCGGGGCGGGGGCCGTCTTCCTTGGCCGGGTCGTCACCCAGCGGCGTGCCCGCGTGGCCGTGGCCCGCCGAGGTGCTCGCGTTGTCGAGCCGCTCGCCTTCCACGTCCTCGCCCGCTTTCATGTATTCCAGCCAGCCGCCCGCTTTTTGCACGTCGAGCGCGAACTGCGGCACCGGCACGAAGGTCAGCGTCTGCCCGGTTCGCCTGTTGGAAATGGTGCCCGCCGTCAGGTCGAGGTCGGCCTCGTCGCCGTCCTCGAAGGCTTCCACGATGCCGTCACACTCCAGCGCCAGGAAGCCGTTGTTGATGGAGTTGCGGTAATAGATGCGGGCGAAGTTGGGCGCGATGACCGCCGCCACGCCCGCGCCGCGCAGCGCCCACACCGCGTGTTCGCGGCTCGACCCGCAGCCGAAGTCGGCCCCGGCCACGATGATGTCGCCTGCCTTCACGCGCCGCACGAAGTCCTTGTCGTAGTCCTCCATCGCGTACTTCGCCAGCTCCGACTCCACATCGGTGGTCAGGTGGCGGGCGGGAATGATTTCGTCGGTGTTGATGTGGTCACGGGCAAAGACGTGAACAGTGGGCATGGGAGCACCTCCGGGTGCGAAGAGACGAGTGGCGAGGTTCCAGGCCAGTCAATGACCAAGCCGAAATAATACGGATTCCGATTGAATCTGGTCGTTTCAGATTCAATCCGAGCGGATGCGAGTAGGAAAAAATACGGATTCCGCGATATGGATGCACAGGCGGCGCTTTCCCGACTGTGCAGGAATTAAGCGGAATCCGTATAAGGGGGAAATCATCGAGAAAGCCGCGTTCAGCAGGCCCGTTCCCAGCGCCGCAGCGGGCAGCCCCAGCAGCGGCCAGCCGCTCGCCCGGCGCCCCCGGGCCAGTTGAATAAGCCCGGCGGTCAGGGCCACCAGGAGCAGGGCTGCCCACGCCAGCAGCGAGAAAGGAAAGGTCAGATGAGCCCAGACCGGGTATTCCACGAGGGTGTACCACGTCAGCAGCGAGGGCAAAATCAGCGTGAGTAGGGAGCCGCCCAGCAAATCAGGGCGCTCACGGGCCGGCACCTGCCGCCCGCCCAGCCAGGTCCACGCCGCGTAGAGCAGCGCCGCGCACAGGAACAGGGCCGGCAGCGTCATCTCAGTTGCTGTCCTGCCCGGCGGCGAACGGCAGCAATTCCTCCGGCACTTCCTCGCTGTAGAGGTCGCGCCAGTGCTCGCCGTCGAAGGTCACTTCGGATTCCATGTAGGTCTGCGACAGGGGGTTGTCTTCGCCCAGCACGTCGCGGGGAATGTCGAGGCGAACGGCGACGGGCACCGGGAGCGGCTCGCCGTCCGGGACCGTCAGTTCGGTGCCCAGCACTTCCTGAAGCATGGTGCGGTTCCACTCGGCCCACGCCTGCGGGTTTCCGGCCCCGGTGGACTCGGTGAGGTCGGTCTGAAGCTGCCGGATGTCGGCCTCGCTGAGTTCGTCGTCCTCGTCCCACTCCACCCGCCCGTCGCTGTGGACGGTCACGGTAATCATGTTCAGGTCGAAGAACTCGGCGAGTTCGGGGGCCAGGCCGCCGCCCTCGATTTCGGCGTCGGGGGCCTCGTAGGGGTGCCAGGTGTCGCCGTCGAGGGTGTACGCCGCGCCGCTGAGCAGATAAAACTCGAGGTCGCGGAAATAGGCGGTCGCCATCAGCGGGCTTTGCAGCGGGGCCGAGCGGCGAATCTCGAAGAACGAGCGCCGCGCCACCGGCACCTCGTCCAGCGCGGCGGTCAGCGCCTCACGGCGTTCGGGGGTGAGGTCGCCTTCCTCCTCCTGCGCCTCCAGAACCTCGCGGTGCGCGGCGATCCATTCTTTGAGGGTCTGGCCGTGGAACTCGCGCACCAGCGTCTCGAAGAATTCCAGCGTTTCGCCCTGCTCGTCGAGTTCGCCCACGTCGGGCGTCACGTCGATGCGGCCCTCAAGCCAGTGGTCCACCTGAAACTGCCCCAGCGACTCGCCCTTGATGTCGAAAGCCGGGTGCTGCTGGAGGCCTCGCACGAGCTGTTGCGGGTCGCGCACCGTCGGCAGGGTCTGCCAGGTCTCACCCTCGAAGGAGTGGCGCTGATCGCGCAGACGCACGCTGCCGCCCTCCACGGGAATCACCGCGCCCATCCGCTTGCCCGCCGATCCCAGCGCCAGCTCGCCGTCAATCTGGCGCAGCGCGGGCACCGGAATGCGCTCCACGTCCTCGCGGGTGGCGTAGCGCTCGCTGCCCCGGCTGCTCAGCACCGTGACCGTGCGGTATTCGGCGTCCCAGGCGGCCCCGAAGGACTGCGAGTCGCGCAGCGCCTTTTCGATGAGCGCCCGCTGCGCGGCGTCCTCCGGTCCTTGCACCAGCCGCACCTCGCCGCCGCGTCCCAGTTCGGCGCTGAAAGGAAAGAC is from Deinococcus wulumuqiensis R12 and encodes:
- a CDS encoding PLP-dependent aminotransferase family protein, with amino-acid sequence MAAPGVQALKRAGAALEGLTLLPAEPGEALHTRTERTLRAAISQGRLPQGVRLPGHRPLAAALGVSRNTLVDALSQLEIEGYVEVRGRSGTRVCVPPDEDMPPSPPPLPLSAWARRALSGQVEDAGGEYPFDLRIGQPVPELYPARAWAQALARRAAAPREGEGLRDPLGPPETRRALAAYLRSERGAQVTPEMILLTGGTQSSLDALSRILLEPGRLAVTEQPGYPGAQAAFAATGARLLGAAVDDGGLRPAELPQRADLLYLTPACQYPTTVTLGAARRQAVIRWARQAGAFVLEDDYAADLHHRGRPPSVLQGQAPDRVILLGSFSKSLAPVTRSGFVVAPPEVTEVLSRTRPLTDRVPGVLDALALADVLASGAYARHLRRARALLAHRCGALLTALRAELPGWNALPARAGLHLYVRLPPGSDEQETVARAARLGVGLTPARPLGPAHEPAVLLAFGHLSPEALRQAVRRLRPLK
- the leuB gene encoding 3-isopropylmalate dehydrogenase; translated protein: MPKVITLPGDGIGPEVTAAAVQVLREVAPDVTLEEHALGGGAYDAHGDPFPARTRDALAEADAVLLGTVGGAHDSAWNKLPRHLRPESGLLALRKALGCYANLRPVRVQPGLEHLSPLKPELARGVDILIVRELLGGIYFDGDRQIEGDSAYNTMRYTTAEVERVAKVAFWAAEQRKGRVTSVDKANVLEVSELWRRDVQALRDREYRSIHLNHEYVDSVAMLIVADPSRYDVIVTENLFGDILSDLAAVIPGSLGLMPSASLGDGPGLFEPIHGSAPDIAGKGVANPAAAIMSVGMLLRHGLERPDAANQVDRAVALALREQPTRDLGGQADTRTFTRAVMRALGASPSVG
- a CDS encoding 3-isopropylmalate dehydratase small subunit — protein: MPTVHVFARDHINTDEIIPARHLTTDVESELAKYAMEDYDKDFVRRVKAGDIIVAGADFGCGSSREHAVWALRGAGVAAVIAPNFARIYYRNSINNGFLALECDGIVEAFEDGDEADLDLTAGTISNRRTGQTLTFVPVPQFALDVQKAGGWLEYMKAGEDVEGERLDNASTSAGHGHAGTPLGDDPAKEDGPRPAQVTRPQEKHHA